In Brachypodium distachyon strain Bd21 chromosome 2, Brachypodium_distachyon_v3.0, whole genome shotgun sequence, one genomic interval encodes:
- the LOC100831829 gene encoding E3 ubiquitin-protein ligase UPL4 gives MDRCRKRPDSDPGASGEAESPADKRPCTAEETSTSAAVAASAAAAAEHAASDMDTSSSGHARAVAGAGDADGDGDDGDGDDGDADGGSSCESDGGESPRVCAGGGKFHRMVAAVAAESAGEGTLVASLTELCEALSFCTEDAGSYFPTEAAVRALVRLTGGGEGGVASPDEMLLSLRAITYLCDAMPRAADAVVRHGLLPILCSRLLAIEYLDVAEQCLQAFEKISRRQPTACLQAGMITAVLAYIDFFSANIQRVAVSAIANACKKVPPDCSQYVMDSVPMLCNLLQSEDKMVLEKVATCLISIVDSFSSSVELLDQLCHQGVVEKVLPLINTNGLTSLSPSTCSNLIGLLAKLACSSLVAVKSLFELNIGSTIRGILVTSDLSHGMPYLPSENQNNQVNEALKLAIQLIPSVARDIEDTCMVLAKEKIIVDEPGYLCRFSGDILPVLIKAVNSGANSYICYGCSTIVNNICYFSKPEMLQGLLKETNISSFLAGLLSRKDHHMLISSLKIIEILMQKLPDAYLGSFIKEGVVYAVDTLLMQEDCSKSSPCLPDDTHQSENQPVIRNKPACFCYAFDSRRSESAETRTCRIGQGNLFNFARHVKTTYFTAEAVSSEMGLTEILQKLKTCCAVLNDSADKSLNKDGLRNEEHLSNILSEVMMELHGGETMTTFEFLESGLVKSLLNYLSNGKYFQGEDNLKDHNADHFYAVLKRFQSFARISFSRMEQGWGDMLLTLLVRKLQNALTSLDNFPVIMSHNFKPRSNISDIPIRHSTISPCIRVRFKKDEDETNLSSYDNAVNLEISSSLQSIEEYLWPKVTIDTSNQSTESSPSSVAFESKYAEEDPQERDSSPESSPPAEGILRENQNASVEPCGTSSSAGGQPGRNKSIGTEHVVQPKLVFSLKGKELDRSVTLYQSILQDLINAGADIILDNQFWRSVHDVTFRTAPANPEKDDSPKNSSNAAMSTDDAKTGLMWQTLPFFSSLLFGKIPCKLDRSSPSYDILFMLKVLEGLNRYSFHLMSNERNHAFAEGRIKLDDLKPSVSSVPHQEFVSTKLTDKLEQQMHDPLVSRSRCLPLWCTELMSACPFLFSFEARWKYFQLTAFGSLSMQHGHMIDASGNHAAIERGLSFSRKKFKVDRDDILVSTAKIMQSYARSNAVLEVEYEEEVGTGLGPTMEFYTLISHEFQKSGLGMWRGELPCKAVTDSAHVDPITVAAPNGLFPRPWSPSVDCASFLEVNKRFHLLGQVVAKAIKDGRILDIPFSRAFYKLMLGQELNIYDINSFDPELAMTLTEFKALTCQRKYIESCSTRDRQSTSDLSYRGCRIEDLAIDFAVPGYPEFVPSSKSSSDNVTHENLEEYVSFVVEATVKSGIARQLEAFKSGFSEVFPLSTLRVFSEDELERFLCGEQDNWDFVKLVDHIKFDHGYTSSSPAVINFLEIIQEFECHERRAFLQFITGSPRLPPGGLAALNPNLTVVRKHNNVADDDLPSVMTCANYLKLPSYSSKEKMREKLIYAITEGQGSFHLS, from the exons ATGGATCGCTGCCGGAAGCGGCCCGACTCCGACCCGGGGGCCTCCGGTGAGGCCGAGTCCCCCGCGGATAAGCGCCCCTGTACTGCGGAGGAGACGTCGACCTctgctgccgtcgccgcctccgctgccgcggccgctgAGCACGCCGCCTCGGACATGGACACTTCGTCGTCTGGccacgcccgcgccgtcgccggcgcaggcgaTGCTGACGGTGATGGTGACGATGGTGATGGGGATGATGGAGATGCGGATGGGGGATCGTCGTGCGAGTCGGATGGGGGCGAGAGCCCCAGGGTGTGCGCTGGGGGCGGGAAGTTCCATCGGATGGTGGCGGCTGTGGCCGCGGAGAGCGCCGGGGAGGGCACGCTGGTGGCGTCGCTGACGGAGCTCTGCGAGGCGCTCTCCTTCTGCACGGAGGACGCCGGGAGCTACTTCCccacggaggcggcggtgcgggcgcTGGTGCGGCTgaccggcggaggagagggcggGGTGGCTAGCCCCGACGAGATGCTGCTCTCCCTGCGCGCCATCACCTACCTCTGCGATGCCATGCCACGCGCAGCTGACGCCGTTGTCCGCCACGGCTTGCTCCCCATACTCTGCTCCCGGCTCCTCGCTATTGAGTACCTTGATGTGGCTGAGCAG TGCTTGCAGGCGTTTGAGAAGATATCGCGTAGGCAGCCAACGGCCTGCTTGCAGGCAGGCATGATTACTGCCGTGCTGGCATACATTGACTTCTTCTCTGCAAATATCCAG AGGGTTGCAGTCTCAGCTATTGCAAATGCCTGCAAGAAGGTCCCCCCAGATTGCTCCCAGTATGTTATGGATTCGGTACCAATGTTGTGTAATCTGCTGCAGTCTGAGGACAAGATG GTACTGGAAAAAGTTGCAACTTGCTTGATAAGCATTGTAGACTCATTTAGTAGTTCAGTGGAGCTTCTTGACCAGCTCTGCCACCAGGGTGTGGTAGAGAAGGTCCTTCCTTTGATCAACACCAACGGACTCACTTCCCTTAGCCCATCAACTTGCAGT AACTTGATCGGGCTTCTTGCTAAGCTAGCCTGTAGTTCACTTGTGGCTGTGAAGTCTCTCTTTGAACTGAATATTGGTAGCACCATAAGGGGGATTTTGGTCACTTCAGATCTCTCACATGGGATGCCATACCTGCCTTCAGAAAACCAAAATAACCAG GTCAATGAAGCTCTGAAATTAGCAATCCAGCTTATTCCTTCAGTAGCAAGAGATATTGAAGACACCTGTATGGTacttgcaaaagaaaaaataattgtgGATGAACCAGGGTATTTGTGTCGGTTCTCTGGGGATATTCTTCCTGTCTTGATAAAG GCAGTCAACTCTGGTGCAAATTCATACATTTGCTATGGTTGTTCTACAATTGTAAATAACATCTGTTACTTCAgtaagcctgaaatgcttcaagGGTTGCTCAAGGAAACAAACATATCAAG CTTCTTGGCTGGTTTATTGTCTCGGAAGGATCATCACATGCTAATCTCATCACTAAAGATTATAGAGATTCTCATGCAAAAGCTTCCTGATGCTTACCTTGGATCTTTTATCAAAGAAGGTGTCGTCTATGCGGTAGATACTCTTCTTATGCAAGAGGATTGCTCAAAATCCAGTCCTTGTCTCCCTGATGACACTCACCAATCTGAGAATCAACCTGTCATAAGAAATAAACCTGCGTGTTTCTGCTATGCATTTGATTCCCGCAGATCTGAATCTGCTGAAACAAGGACTTGTAGAATTGGGCAGGGCAACCTTTTTAATTTTGCAAGGCATGTGAAGACAACTTACTTTACTGCTGAAGCAGTGAGTTCTGAGATGGGCTTAACAGAGATTTTGCAGAAGCTCAAAACTTGCTGTGCAGTTCTGAATGACTCTGCAGATAAGTCACTAAATAAAGATGGTCTTCGAAATGAAGAACACCTGTCCAATATCTTGAGTGAGGTGATGATGGAGCTTCACGGAGGAGAAACAATGACAACCTTTGAATTCCTTGAGAGCGGATTGGTCAAATCTTTGTTAAATTACCTCTCTAATGGCAAATACTTCCAGGGGGAGGACAATCTTAAAGATCACAATGCTGACCATTTTTATGCAGTGTTGAAAAGATTCCAGTCATTTGCCCGAATTTCTTTTTCAAGAATGGAACAAGGTTGGGGTGATATGCTTTTGACACTACTTGTAAGGAAGCTACAGAATGCTCTTACTTCTCTTGACAACTTCCCAGTGATAATGAGCCACAATTTCAAGCCAAGGAGCAATATTTCTGACATCCCAATTAGGCACTCAACAATAAGTCCATGTATCCGAGTACGATTCAAGAAGGATGAAGATGAAACCAACTTATCAAGCTACGATAATGCTGTGAATTTGGAAATCTCTTCATCCTTGCAATCTATTGAGGAATATTTGTGGCCCAAAGTCACTATAGACACAAGCAATCAGAGCACTGAATCGTCACCTAGTAGTGTTGCTTTCGAGAGCAAATATGCTGAAGAAGATCCTCAGGAAAGAGATTCCAGCCCGGAatcttctcctccagcagAG GGTATCTTGAGGGAAAATCAAAATGCTTCTGTAGAACCATGTgggacgtcatcttccg CTGGAGGTCAACCAGGAAGAAACAAGTCGATCGGGACTGAACATGTGGTGCAACCAAAACTGGTATTTAGTTTGAAAGGAAAAGAGCTTGACCGATCTGTTACTCTATATCAATCAATCCTGCAAGATCTGATCAATGCTGGGGCTGACATAATTTTGGACAACCAGTTTTGGCGCAGTGTGCATGATGTAACATTTCGAACAGCTCCTGCAAATCCAGAAAAAGATGATTCTCCTAAGAATTCGTCAAATGCAGCAATGTCAACAGATGACGCTAAAACTGGGTTAATGTGGCAAACACTCCCTTTCTTCAGCAGCCTATTGTTTGGCAAGATTCCTTGCAAACTTGATAGATCAAGTCCGTCATATGACATATTGTTTATGCTCAAAGTTCTAGAGGGATTAAACCGATACTCGTTTCACCTCATGTCTAATGAGAGAAACCATGCTTTTGCTGAAGGAAGGATTAAACTTGATGATCTGAAGCCTTCTGTTTCTTCAGTTCCACACCAGGAGTTTGTTAGTACTAAATTGACAGATAAACTGGAGCAACAGATGCATGATCCCTTGGTTTCAAGGTCTCGTTGTCTGCCTTTATGGTGCACTGAACTGATGTCTGCATGCcctttcttattttcttttgaggcaAGATGGAAGTATTTCCAGCTGACAGCATTTGGTTCTTTGTCAATGCAACATGGACATATGATAGATGCAAGTGGTAACCATGCTGCAATAGAAAGAGGCTTATCCTTTTCACGGAAAAAGTTCAAGGTTGATCGCGACGATATACTTGTTTCAACTGCTAAAATCATGCAGTCCTATGCTCGGAGTAATGCAGTGCTTGAAGTAGAATATGAAGAAGAAGTAGGCACAGGTTTAGGTCCTACTATGGAATTCTATACGTTAATAAGTCATGAGTTTCAGAAGTCTGGTTTAGGCATGTGGAGAGGGGAGCTTCCTTGTAAAGCTGTCACTGACAGTGCTCACGTTGATCCCATAACTGTGGCCGCACCTAATGGACTGTTTCCTCGACCGTGGTCTCCTTCTGTAGATTGTGCTTCCTTCTTGGAAGTAAATAAAAGATTCCACCTCCTTGGTCAGGTTGTCGCAAAGGCAATTAAGGACGGTAGGATTCTTGACATTCCATTTTCCAGAGCATTTTACAAGCTTATGCTAGGACAG GAGCTTAATATATATGATATCAATTCATTTGATCCTGAACTGGCAATGACCCTTACGGAGTTTAAAGCACTTACTTGTCAGAGAAAATATATAGAATCATGTTCGACACGGGACCGCCAGAGCACATCTGATTTGTCCTATCGAGGTTGTAGAATTGAAGATCTTGCTATTGACTTCGCTGTCCCAGGGTATCCAGAATTTGTGCCCTCTTCAAAGAGTAGCTCAGATAAT GTAACCCATGAGAATTTAGAAGaatatgtttcttttgttgttgaggCAACAGTTAAAAGTGGAATCGCAAGACAACTCGAAGCTTTTAAGTCAGGATTCAGTGAG GTATTTCCACTAAGCACACTTCGTGTATTCTCAGAGGATGAGCTGGAGCGATTCCTGTGTGGAGAACAAGATAATTGGGAT TTTGTGAAACTAGTGGATCACATAAAATTTGATCATGGCTACACCTCCAGCAGCCCTGCAGTCATTAAT TTTTTAGAGATCATACAAGAGTTTGAATGCCACGAACGCAGAGCTTTCTTGCAATTTATAACGGGTTCACCTCGACTCCCTCCAGGCGGTTTGGCTGCACTAAATCCAAATTTGACAGTTGTCCGGAAG CATAACAACGTTGCTGACGATGACCTGCCGAGTGTGATGACTTGCGCTAACTATCTTAAGTTACCTTCCTACTCTTCTAAG GAAAAGATGAGGGAGAAACTAATCTACGCAATTACGGAAGGCCAGGGGTCCTTCCACCTATCTTGA
- the LOC100833263 gene encoding nuclear transcription factor Y subunit B, translating into MADAPASPGGGGGGGGSHDSGGSPRGGGYGGVREQDRFLPIANISRIMKKAIPANGKIAKDAKETVQECVSEFISFITSEASDKCQREKRKTINGDDLLWAMATLGFEDYIEPLKVYLQKYREMEGDSKLTSKSGDGSVKKDTLGPHTGTSSSSAQGMGQQVAYNQGMGYMQPQYHNGDISN; encoded by the exons ATGGCGGAcgcgccggcgagccccgggggcggcggcggcggaggcgggagcCACGACAGCGGCGGCAGCCCCAGGGGCGGCGGCTACGGTGGCGTCAGGGAGCAGGACAGGTTCCTGCCCATCGCCAACATCAGCCGCATCATGAAAAAGGCCATACCGGCCAACGGGAAGATTGCCAAGGACGCCAAGGAGACCGTGCAGGAGTGCGTCTCCGAGTTCATCTCCTTCATCACCAGCGA GGCGAGTGACAAGTGCCAGAGGGAGAAACGCAAGACCATCAACGGCGACGACCTGCTGTGGGCGATGGCAACTTTGGGGTTTGAGGACTACATCGAACCACTCAAGGTCTACCTGCAAAAGTACAGAGAG ATGGAG GGTGATAGTAAGTTAACTTCAAAGTCTGGTGATGGTTCTGTTAAAAAGGATACACTTGGTCCTCATACAGGAACAAGTAGCTCAAGTGCGCAAGGG ATGGGCCAACAAGTAGCTTACAACCAAGGAATGGGTTATATGCAACCTCAG TACCATAATGGGGACATCTCAAACTGA